TGTTTCATCGCGACGAGCTGCGCGCCAGTCGCTACGCCGCGCTTGCAGACGCGGAAGGCTTTGAGGCGATATGCTTCGCTGTCGAGGCGCTTGGAATGCGTCTTCGCGGACGCAAGGAGAACCTTGGTAAATATGAGAAAGCGCTTGCAGATTTGGCTCAGTCGTCAGTCGTGCTATCGCAATTGTCTAGCACTTACCCCGGTCGGTTCTCCACTTTTTCGGCACTGTTCTGCACAGTAAAAAGAGCGAGAAATGACGCGATGCACTCTGGCGTGTTCGCGCGGCATGCGACCGCCGCAGCCATCGAGCTTTGCATAGGACTAGAGGAGGCACTTATGAAAGAACCACATGTCCCGCAGAAAAAAGTCAAAGACTTTATGGTGAAGTCGCCCGTTGTTTTGGAACCGTGGCAGCCCGTAGCCCATGCTCGGCAATTGATGCTCACGCACTCGTTCTCCTACCTTCCTGTCTACATCCAGGGCTGGAAGTTGGTGACGGAGTATGGGCTTGCTCGATACCTGCGCGCCAACAATGATTGGGCGAAGGCTCTGTCGCTAACAATTCAGGGTGCAGGATCAGAGCTCCAGCTTATAAGCGCAACGGTGGTTGGGCCGGACCATGAGGTCGAAAATCTGCTTGAGGACGATGCAGATAAAGAAACCCGACTATGGCTTGTCGAAGAACAGCAAGGCAGGCTCTGCGGCGTCCTCTCTCCGTTTGAACTGATGTAACTAGAACATGCGCTCGTAGTTGCCGCAATGAGGTCATTAGCTGGTGGCGCCGTGACGGTCAGCAATGGGTCGAAAGCGGGTGTTCGGCCTAATCTGTTGTCTGCCAGGAGCAGCTTCCCATTTATCAGTTCATTAAGGGATTTTGCATCTGCTATTAGCTAATTTACCGATGTACGACAAGACCAGACGGGAGTCCTAACGCATGAACTTCTATGATTGGATGATTTATAAAGGGCTATCGAAGTCCTCTGCTCGCAGTTACGACGGAGCGCTCCGTGGTGTGCTGTCAGAATGGGCGATGGATAATGACCTAATTTCAGGCCCTCTGATCGCCTTGACCAGCTCTTCGGCCTTTGCTGCTCTTTCCCCAAGCATCCAGAAGCTACCTATCTTCAAAGAGCGAAACGTGCGCGGACACCACATGTACAGTGCTACATTGTCGCAATTCGCCGCATACCTTGCGAGCAACGGCAGCGAAGATATGCAAGCCGATCTTGAACAGATCATCGGCGATCCGAGCATGACGATGACTGAAAAGACAGCATTGATCAAGTCAAGGATTGGTCAGGGAACGTTTCGAGATAAGGTGCTACGACACTGGAGCAGCTGTGCTGTAACGGGTTTCAGCGACACCAGCCTCCTCGTTGCATCTCATATCAAGCCATGGAAAAAATCAACGAATAGTGAACGACTGGACGAATGGAACGGGTTGCTTCTTTCGCCAAATTTGGACAAAGCATTTGACAAGGGATTTATCACATTTGAGACGAATGGCTCGATTCTTATCTCACCATTTTTCAACGAAGCAGCGAAACTTGGCATCACGCCTTCGATGAAGATCGCACTGAAGCCTCAGCACGAGATGTACATGGCTCACCATCGTGTGGAGGAGTTCAAAGGCAAGTAGCAACCTGCAATTAGGAGGTTTGGCATCGAAGCCCATCAAGCTTGGCAAATATCACCTCAAGCAAAAATCTGCTACTCAATCCTTACGTGTTGACTGGCCACCATGGGTAGAATACGGACACTCAGCCTTCGGTTCAGAGTCGAAATGCTAGCGGATTAAGCTGCCGAGCGGAGTCCAAATGATCAGGAGCAAGGTGTGCATATCGCATGGTGGTCTTCAAATCCTGATGCCCCAAAATACGCTGCAAAGTCAAAATATTGCCGCCATTGATCATGAAATGGCTGGCAAAGGTGTGACGCAGAACATGGGTAAGCTGCCCCATCGGCAACTGAATACCAGAGCGCTCAATGGCCTCCTTGAACGCCCCAGTACAGCCGGTGAAAATTGCCCCCATATTCCTATGCTCGGCATGATGGGTAAAAATCTCATCCTGCATGTCCTGGCTAATCGGAACCGCTCGCGCCTTGCCTGTCTTGGTACGGGCAAACTGGATCAGTCTTTGTCGTACCTGCTGAGGCCGTAGCTGCTCTGCTTCGCTCCAACGAGCACCCGTACCAAGGCAAATCCGTGACACCAAATCCACATGCGGATTGGTCGATTTCCTCAGCTCGACCAGCAGCAACGCGATCTGCTCCTTGGTCAGATAGGACAGCTCATTTTCTTGCACCTTGAACTGGCGCAGGTCTTTCAGCGGATTGTCCCGTTTCCAGACACCAAGCCGGATCAGCTCATTGAACATGGCTCGCATGTATGCATGCTCGCGGTTCACGGTGTTCAGGGAGATACCAGCATCCAGGCGCTGGCTACGGAAAGCCGCGAAAACCTGTGCATTGAATTCGCTGGCAATGGGATTTTTCAGTGCGACGATGGCAGCCTTGATCCGCTTGTAGGTATCTTCTGCTGCACGAAGCTCTTTGCCGTGATGGTCAAACCAGATGACGGCCAGTTCATCCAAACGCCGCAAGTCTTTTTTCTCGGGCATCCAGTCGGCCTGATTGTTGGCGTTCGACTTGACCCACACTTCCCAATTCTTGGCTTCTGCCTGAGTGCGAAACGTCTTGCGTAGTCGTTTGGCTCCTCGTCCTCCTGGCTGTATATCGACCAGCCAACCTGATTCAGTCCTTCGTATCGTCATGCCTTGGTTCGTAGAAAAGATAAAACTTACTCTGGTGTGATGTCCGTGGATCTTCACCCAGAATGGGATGTCCGGTCTCTGTAGGTGGTTTCTGCTGCGTAATCAATTTTTTATGGCGTTCACGCTGCGTTTCGCGCTGCTGCCATAGCTCCATCAGAATGTGATACGACTCTGTGCTTGAGTGTGCATAGGCGGTGTTAGCAATTGACCCTTCCCAATAGTGAGCAAAGGGACGCGTGCGCTCGATCAGGTCTATCGGATCTTCAAACTTGATCTGCTTTATGTGGTCATCGCTGAACAGTTGCTCATTCAAAGCAATGGACGCACGAAAGTAGTCCGTAGAAGGCTGGTCGCTGACATGTGCACGCTCTGGATATGTCGTCGCTGTCGTTGGTGCGATATGACCATTGACGGCATCCGTGATACCGGTCATGACCCAGAACGCATGCTGCGGCCATCGCGTCCCTATCGCCGCCAGGATGTCTGTTGTCGGTCGCTGCTTCCGCTCAAACACCTTGCGCCAGCGATCAGCAGAAATACCAGTGCCTTCGGCCAATGCCTTCCAGAATCCACGCCCTCCATGCAAGACGCTTAGCGTCTCCTCAACGTGATTCCCTCCGGGCAATAGCTTCTCCAGCAGCGAGGTCTTCACCTCGCGCGCTTTGACAGCTTCCTTGCGAGCCATCTGATCTTTGATCAGCAGCACAACACGATCATCAATAGTCGAGCTTGACATGGGCAGTAAACCTACTGATAATTTCCTTGTTGGATAAATTTTCCAACAAGGATGGATGGTAATTGAAATTTCGTCCTTGACCAACTCAATGTCTAAGACGGACAAAAAAGCCAAGAGGGCATGATGGACAGTTTACCTTTGTCGAATCGCTTAGCCATAGCAATGGCAATGCCATTGATGACACCGGCTGCTTTTTCCCAGGCAATGGGGATCGAACACTCGGTCTTCCAGGCGCAGTGCAATCGTGGCTATTGGCCCACGATCAAAGTCGGCAAACGGGTGTTCATCAACGTGGAAGCCATCCGCATCAAGGCCGCAGAACGGGCAGCGGAGTTCGCACTGTGATGAGTCCCATTGCCCACCTGGTCACCACCGATGCCGAGCATTTACGCACGCTCGCCACGCTGCGCAACCAACTGACCGACGCCAACAGAATGCCCGAGGCCCATGCCATCTATGAAGGCATGTTCCTGTTGACCCAGCAACTGCGTGACCGCGCCCGTCTGCTCATCAGCATGGGGAAATCGACATGAAACCCCGCACCGTCAAACCCAAGCGCACTCAGCTCGACTTCTGGCCCGAACTGCTCAACAAGGGCATGGTGCATTACGCCCGACTGACTGGCAGCGGCTCCACATTGCACATGGCGGCTGCACGCTCCGAACCGCTGTCGCCCCGCGCCTGCCCGCAGCTCCGCGAGGACAGCCGCGGGGCGACAGCCGGCAGCGGCACCCCCCCGAGTAAAACGGGGAGAAACGGCGAAGCCGCAGGTATGGAGGTGAAGCAATGACGCACCGCCTGACCAAAGACGAAAAGCTGGTACTTGAAGGCCGTCGCGTCAAAATGACCTTGGCCCAGGCGCAAGCCACCAGCAAAGACCGCTGCTCGGTGGATTGGTTATCGACCACGATCAAGGGAACCGATCTGTTCAATTCCCTGTTCTGGACGCTGAGTAACGAACACCATGAAGGTGAGTTCGTCACCGAAGTCCAGGTCATGGCGATCCTGGCCAAGAAAGTGGCCGCGATCACTGGCTTTCAGGTGGGCGACCTGCGCCCAGGCCGCAACTACTACGACAGCACCCTGCGCATCCTGAACGATGAGGGGGAGGAAGTCGGTAGCGTGTCTGGTGGCGGCGTATACCAGCGCGATACCTATCTAATCATGCTCAACGGCAGCGGCTGCACGTTCGCCAAAGCGGGCTGGCGTCAGGCCATGTATGACTTCCTGGTGCCGCTCAATGCCCGGTTGTCTCGCATAGACATTGCCCTGGACTTCTTCGAGGGTGGATGTGGCGGCGTCGAAGGTGTCCGTGAAGCCTGCATGAATGGTGGTTTCGATTACCACGGCAGACGGCCCCAGGGGCGCACCGATGGCTATTGGGATGCCGGACACTCACGCAGTTACTACGTGGGCCGACGCGGTGCAAAGCTGGTCAATGCCTACGACAAGGGCCACGCCTACAAAGACATGGAATCGTCCTGGTGGCGCATTGAGCTGCGCTACTGGTCACAGGATCGCATCCTGCCGCTGGAATGCCTGATCGAACCGGACACCTACTTTGCGGGCGCGCATCCCTACATGCAGGAGCTGCTGGACGTATCCGAGGCCATCCGCATCAAGACCAAGCCCAAGCTGGAAGACGTAACCACCGATGCCGTGGTCAAGCGCAAATTGCGCTGGCTTGAAACCACCGTCGCCCCATCCCTGGTACATCTGACCCGCGCATTTGATGCGGGCCTGGAGGGCATGGCCTGGATTGGCGACCTGATCGAAAAGCATGCAGCCCGCGAGCTACCGCGCAGCCTGCGCACCGTTCCCAACGCTCTGTTGAAACAGGGCATCCAACGCATATTGAAGCCCGCTGAACCGGCCAGCGTGGCGGCTTAACCGACGCCGGACAAGGAATCGACATCATGAAATTCAATACCCGTATCACCATCGCTGGCGTCAAAGGCTCCAAGGGCAAGCTGGAAAGCGGCCAGGAATACGACAGCACCAAGATTTACGTCCAGACCGACCTGGACGACAGCAAAGGCATGGGCAAGGGCTTTGCCACCGTGGAATACAACTACGGCACTTCGGAGGAGTTCCACAAGCTCAAGCATCTGCCGTTCCCGTTGGTGGCAGAGGCGGAACTGGAAATCGTCACCAACGGCAAGACGCAAAAGACCGTCATCACCAGCTTGCAGCCTGTCGAGCTGGCGAAGCCCACGAAGGCGGCCTGACCATGTGGTGCGTTCCTCGCTATCTGGTGCAGAGCACCGAAGACGGCTCATTTCTGGCCGCTGATGGCGAAGGTGGCGTCATCAACGTGATAGCCCTGACAGCAGCAGACCCGTTCCAGGCACCGGAAAGCGCCGTCGAGGCCGTGCAGGATCACTTGGATGGCCGGGGCGTGGTCATCCTGATCTATGT
This genomic window from Alcaligenes faecalis contains:
- a CDS encoding HNH endonuclease, translated to MNFYDWMIYKGLSKSSARSYDGALRGVLSEWAMDNDLISGPLIALTSSSAFAALSPSIQKLPIFKERNVRGHHMYSATLSQFAAYLASNGSEDMQADLEQIIGDPSMTMTEKTALIKSRIGQGTFRDKVLRHWSSCAVTGFSDTSLLVASHIKPWKKSTNSERLDEWNGLLLSPNLDKAFDKGFITFETNGSILISPFFNEAAKLGITPSMKIALKPQHEMYMAHHRVEEFKGK
- a CDS encoding phage integrase, whose product is MTIRRTESGWLVDIQPGGRGAKRLRKTFRTQAEAKNWEVWVKSNANNQADWMPEKKDLRRLDELAVIWFDHHGKELRAAEDTYKRIKAAIVALKNPIASEFNAQVFAAFRSQRLDAGISLNTVNREHAYMRAMFNELIRLGVWKRDNPLKDLRQFKVQENELSYLTKEQIALLLVELRKSTNPHVDLVSRICLGTGARWSEAEQLRPQQVRQRLIQFARTKTGKARAVPISQDMQDEIFTHHAEHRNMGAIFTGCTGAFKEAIERSGIQLPMGQLTHVLRHTFASHFMINGGNILTLQRILGHQDLKTTMRYAHLAPDHLDSARQLNPLAFRL
- a CDS encoding replication initiation factor domain-containing protein, with amino-acid sequence MTHRLTKDEKLVLEGRRVKMTLAQAQATSKDRCSVDWLSTTIKGTDLFNSLFWTLSNEHHEGEFVTEVQVMAILAKKVAAITGFQVGDLRPGRNYYDSTLRILNDEGEEVGSVSGGGVYQRDTYLIMLNGSGCTFAKAGWRQAMYDFLVPLNARLSRIDIALDFFEGGCGGVEGVREACMNGGFDYHGRRPQGRTDGYWDAGHSRSYYVGRRGAKLVNAYDKGHAYKDMESSWWRIELRYWSQDRILPLECLIEPDTYFAGAHPYMQELLDVSEAIRIKTKPKLEDVTTDAVVKRKLRWLETTVAPSLVHLTRAFDAGLEGMAWIGDLIEKHAARELPRSLRTVPNALLKQGIQRILKPAEPASVAA
- a CDS encoding CBS domain-containing protein, whose translation is MTIPPLDWHERMFHRDELRASRYAALADAEGFEAICFAVEALGMRLRGRKENLGKYEKALADLAQSSVVLSQLSSTYPGRFSTFSALFCTVKRARNDAMHSGVFARHATAAAIELCIGLEEALMKEPHVPQKKVKDFMVKSPVVLEPWQPVAHARQLMLTHSFSYLPVYIQGWKLVTEYGLARYLRANNDWAKALSLTIQGAGSELQLISATVVGPDHEVENLLEDDADKETRLWLVEEQQGRLCGVLSPFELM